TCTGCGCCGTTTCGTGAGCGATCCGGCGCGCTGGGCGCATTTCGACGTTTATTGCTGGAACCCGTCGACAAAGCCCGGCCGACCCGAAGGCGGCGAGGTGCAGAGCGCACGCCTGCTGTACGATCTCATTGAGAAACGCGCGAACGAGAGGGCGGCGACGTGAGCGAGACACTGGACCGGCGCCTGACGCCTGCGCGACCCGACCTTGCCGCCGTTTATCTGAAGGGGCGCGTCACCGCCGACCGCTATGTCGAGGGCGCGGTGATGGAGGTGAAGGAAGGCGTCGTCGACATGCGCCGCGAGCCGCGCCCGGACGCGGCCGTCGACACGCAGGTTCTCTATGGCGAGCGCGTGACCGTCTATGACGAGGAGGAGGGCTGGGCCTGGGCCCAGCTCGCGCGCGACGGCTATGTCGGCTGGATCGGCGCCAATGTGCTGTGGAGCGAATTGAGCGCGCCCACGCATCGCGTCTGCGTGCCGCGCACATTCGTCTACCCCGCCGCGAGTATCAAGCAGCCGCCGTTGCTCGCCTTGCCGCTCAGCGCGGAGGTGTCGATCGTCGAGGAGCGCGATACTTTCCTCGTGACGCGCGACAGGGGCTTCATCTGGCGCACCCATCTCACGGCGCTCGATCAACCCGCGCCGGATTTCGTCGCCGTCGCGGAGACGCTGATCGGCGCGCCCTATTTATGGGGCGGCAAATCCGTGATCGGGGTCGACTGTTCCGGCCTCGTGCAGATTGCGCTGGCCGTCGCGGGACGCAAGGCGCCGCGCGACAGCGACATGCAGGAGGCGCAACTTGGCGCGCCCGTCGCGACCGACGCGCCGCGCCAGCGCGGCGATCTGATTTTCTGGAAAGGGCATGTCGGGATCATGCGCGATGCGCAAACGCTTCTGCATGCGAATGGAACGCACATGCTGGTGTCGAGCGAGCCGCTCGATCTGGTGCGCGCGCGCAATCTGGAAGCGGGCGCGGGCAACATCACCGGCGTGCGGCGCCTGAGCTGGTGACGCAAGATGAGCAGGATCATCTATTTTGACGATCTCACCGTCGGCCAGCGCTTCGTCTCGGAGCCGGAGGTGGTGACGGAAGAGTCGATCATCCGCTTCGCGCGCGACGCGGACCCGCAATATTTCCACATCGATCCCTTCACCGCGACGGAAAGCGTGTTCGGGGGGCTGATCGCCAGCGGCTGGCAGACAGCGGCGGCGACCGTGCGCCATCTGCTCGAACGCTGCGGCGTGATATTCGCCGGCGGCGTCGTCGGCGTCGATGCGACGGTGTCGTGGAAACGTCCGGTCCGTCCCGGCGACCGCCTGCATGTCGAGGGCGAGATCACCAGCTTGCGCCTGTCGGCGTCGCGCCCTGAGCGGGGCTTTGCGACCTTCGACAGCAAGACCCTCGATGGCGCGGGCAGGGTGGTGCAGACGCTTCAGGCGACGATGATGATCAATCGCGATTCAAGCCGGCGGGAAAGCCCTCCCGCCGGCTAGATCACGCTTTCCGGCCCGGGCTCCGTCAGGCCTGTCAGCGCAATTTGGTGAAGGCGCGCAGCAGGCGCTTCGTCGCCACGACGCCGGCCGCCGCAGGCCCGCGCGTGAGGTCGGCGTTGGGATTGCCTGTCGAGAAGCCCGCGCCGAAATCGGTTACGACAGCGAGCCCCGCGAAGGGCACGCCGTAGCGACGCGCGAGAATGCATTCAGGCACGATCGTCCAGCCGATGAGATCGGCGCCAAGCTGGCGCGCCACCCTTGCTTCGGCGGGCGTTTCGAAACTCGGGCCGGAAAACCACATCATCACGCCTTCATGCAGCGACACGCCGCTGGCCGTGGCGGCGGCCTTGATTCGCCGCACCAGACGCTTGTCGTAAGCCTCGTTCATGTTGACCATGGCCTTGCCATTTTCCGGCGCGCCGATCAGCGGGTTGAGCCCGGTGAAATTGATGTGGTCCGTCACCGCCACCAGATTGCCCGGCAGCAGATCGGCGAGAACCGACAGCGCCAGACCGGTGCAGATGAGGCCGCGGACGCCGAGTAGGGCCAGCGTCTCGATCGCAGAGGCCATCAGGCTCGGGTCGCCTGTCTCGTGAAACGTCGAGCGCCCCTTGAGGAGCGCCGTCGTGACGCCATCGACGCGGATAATGATGACTTCTCCGTCCTCCAGCTCGCCGCTGGACGGAAAGCCTGGAAGTTCGGCGTAGGGAATCGCGGCCAGCCGTTCGCCGAGATCCGCCGCGCCGTAAAAAATACGGCCCAAAAGAATGGCGCTTTCGATTGTGTCTGCCCCGCAACGCGACCTGATGATGGCCGCTGCCTCTTCGGCGGCTGTTGTCATTTTTTGCCTCTCAACGACAAATCTAAAAATGAATGTCGCAGCTAAAACCTGCGCGAGCTTGAATGAATTACGTCTAGTTTAACATTTCGCTTAAGCCTCGCCGTTAACGGGGGCCGGCTGGTTGCGGAAGGCCGCGGCGAACAGGGCGCGCGTGTAGTCATTCGCGGGGTTGTTGAAAATCGTCGCGGCCGGTCCGGATTCGACGACTTTTCCGTGGCGCATCACGATGAGCTGGCCGGCGAGCGCCTTAACAACTCGAAGATCATGGCTAATGAAAAGATAAGCCAGCGCGCGCCGCCGCTGCAAATCGCGCAGCAGATCGATGATCTGCGCCTGCACCGACATATCCAGCGCGGAGGTCGGCTCGTCGAGCACGATGAATTTCGGCTCCAGCACGATGGCGCGGGCGATGGCGATGCGCTGCCGCTGGCCGCCGGAAAATTCATGCGGATAGCGATCCATGGTCGAGGGATCGAGGCCGGTTTCCAGCAGGGCGCGGGCGACAATCTCGCGCCGCGCGTCGAGCGTCAGTTCCGGCTGCTGCACGGTGAGGCCCTCGGCGACGATTTCCGCGACCGACATGCGCGGCGACAGCGAGCC
The DNA window shown above is from Methylocystis echinoides and carries:
- a CDS encoding C40 family peptidase; the encoded protein is MSETLDRRLTPARPDLAAVYLKGRVTADRYVEGAVMEVKEGVVDMRREPRPDAAVDTQVLYGERVTVYDEEEGWAWAQLARDGYVGWIGANVLWSELSAPTHRVCVPRTFVYPAASIKQPPLLALPLSAEVSIVEERDTFLVTRDRGFIWRTHLTALDQPAPDFVAVAETLIGAPYLWGGKSVIGVDCSGLVQIALAVAGRKAPRDSDMQEAQLGAPVATDAPRQRGDLIFWKGHVGIMRDAQTLLHANGTHMLVSSEPLDLVRARNLEAGAGNITGVRRLSW
- a CDS encoding MaoC/PaaZ C-terminal domain-containing protein; this encodes MSRIIYFDDLTVGQRFVSEPEVVTEESIIRFARDADPQYFHIDPFTATESVFGGLIASGWQTAAATVRHLLERCGVIFAGGVVGVDATVSWKRPVRPGDRLHVEGEITSLRLSASRPERGFATFDSKTLDGAGRVVQTLQATMMINRDSSRRESPPAG
- a CDS encoding phosphorylase, translating into MTTAAEEAAAIIRSRCGADTIESAILLGRIFYGAADLGERLAAIPYAELPGFPSSGELEDGEVIIIRVDGVTTALLKGRSTFHETGDPSLMASAIETLALLGVRGLICTGLALSVLADLLPGNLVAVTDHINFTGLNPLIGAPENGKAMVNMNEAYDKRLVRRIKAAATASGVSLHEGVMMWFSGPSFETPAEARVARQLGADLIGWTIVPECILARRYGVPFAGLAVVTDFGAGFSTGNPNADLTRGPAAAGVVATKRLLRAFTKLR